TGGTCCGGAAGTTACCGGCACAGCCACTACCGCCCATGGACCCACTCATATCCAGAACCACCATGATGTTCTCGCGCGTCGGCACGGGATCCATCAAGTCGGTGTCGGCGGCTTCCTTCCCCGGCCAGGATGCGGCTTTCACGGCCGCAATGCTGTAATCGGCCGACTCCGCCGGAGCCTCTTTTGGCGCGGTCTCAGCGACATCGGCCTCGGCGACATCGCTCTCAGCCTCGCCACAGCCGGTCAGCACCAGGGCGGACGCCATCGCCAGCGCGGCAAGGCGGGGTTTGCGAAATACGGTCATGATTCCCCTCCTTACCAGGCGTTGATGGGCGTGAATGTGCTGGCCTCGGCTTCCACGTTGACGATCCGGAACGTCACACGCATGTTCGACAACCACTCGGCTTCGGTTTTCGGAGCGCAGGGATCCCCGGAGCACATGCCCGTCTTGGGCTCGGTAATGCCGTGGCCGAGGGTGACGAACTGGCTCTCGTCCATGGTCTGGCCGCGGTCCTCGGCGTACTTCAGCACCACGTCCCGCACTTCGATGGCCCGGCTCATCGACAGATTCCGGGCGGATTGCCGGATTGAACGCAGCGTGCTGGCGTTCGCGCCGTTGTGCTTTTTCTTCAGGTAGTTCAGTGGGTCGGAATGGCCTTCGACGGTGATCACAGCGCCGCCATAGGTCGCGGCCAGTTCCAGGACCTGATCAAACTTGGCCGCGTACTGCTTCGGGCTGAACGCGGTCTGGTTGGGCTTGAAGTTGATGTCGAATTCCATCAGGGCGTTCTTTTCCAGACTGCCCGACTCGTCCATGCTGGCAACGACAGAAGACGCCTTGTTGTTGTCAAAGCCCGGCAGTGAGGCGCGGCGCTGATCGAAGACGCCACCGGCGAAGTCGCCGTAGTTCCAGTCGGCGGTCTCCATCGCGTAGGCGGACGACAGCATGCCGGTGGCCACCAGGCCACTCTGGATTTCATCATTGATCGACTTCCAGGAACGCGGCTTGGCGGGGGTCGCCCAGTCGACGTTCCCCTGCATACCGACGGTTTCCACGTCCCGCCACATCTGCTGCGCTTCGTCTTCGGCGCCGGGATCACCCAGCAGGTAATCGCCCACGGCTTCCCAGTCGACCACCTGTTTGACCACGTTCTCGCGCAGCTTTTCCTCGGCGCTGAACAACGCCTTGGTCAGGTTCTTGATCTGGTCCCGGTGATTGCGCAGGTAGTCGGCCCGCACCACGTAGACTTCGGAGATCAGACGGTTGGCCGACTTGGTGGACAGCATCGTGCGTGCGCCTTTGACGGAGCCTTCGGCCCCGGTGCCGACTTTGCCGCCGCTGGTCAGGATGCGGGCGTCCGAGGAGGTCACGAACGCGGCATCGATGGCGTCGTCCTCTTCAAAGGCCCGCCCCGGCGTGCCCTCGCCGAAGCCCATCAGGTTTTCGGTATAGAGGATCGTGGGCTCTTGCCAGGTCTGGCCGGCCTCTTGCGCGGCCTTCTTGCCGTCAGAGAGAATGCGCGCCAGATAGGACACGTGCGGACCATAGGCCTGGATGACGATGGTCTTGCCGGAGAGATCCTGGGCGCTGTTGATGCCGGGCCGGACCACGATGGCGTCAGCCCCGTTGGAGAAACCATGCTGGTAGAACGCGACCTGTTGGGTCCGGTCGTCCCCCTCGGTCAGGTCGGCGACGGCGTTCAGCATGCCCTGGGTGCCGCGCATGATCGGCGTTTCACAGCTCAGGTAGTCTTCCAGCTGATCGCGAATGTCGTTCTCAAGCTCAAGTTTGACGTTCAGGTCATTGCGACCAAACTCGCCGCCCTGGTTCGGTTCCAACTGGTAGTCGTTGGCAAACAGCGTCACCGTATCCACCCCGGTGGTCCGGATCGGCAGGATAAGCGGATCGACGGACCGGCAATCCTGGACGGCAGGGTCCATAACATCCGATAGGGGCTTGCCGTCTATAAAATCCTCGGCCAAAGCCGTCGAGCCGGCCGACCAGGCCAGCGTGGCCATCAGGGCCATGCGAGTCATTCGCATAAAACAGTCCTTTAGTGAGATTGGGTTTACGGGTTGATCAGAATGTCGGCACGGGCCAGCCGGCGCTGATAGGCGCGATCACTCTCGCCCTCTTTCCTCTCCAGGGCTTCGGTGCCGCCAAGGCCGACGGTATCGATGCGCTCCGGCTCGATACCTTTGTCCTCCAGTCGGGATTTGATGAATTCGGCGCGCCGCTCCGACAGGGCCAGGTTAGCCTGCTCGTCGCCTCGCGAACCGGTGTAGCCGGTCACGAGAATGCCGGCCTCCGGCCGGGCCAGACTTTCCCTGACGGCTTTGGCAATGATCATCGCGGCGTCGTCGTCCAGGTCGGTGCCGCGATCGAACAGCACCGTGAGGGAGACCGGCTGCTCCAGCGCCCCCTGCGAATTCAGGAAAGGAATCAGCGCCACGGCAATGATGACCAGCAGCGCGCCGGCGGATCGGGACATCCAGGTTCGGTTCATAGTTTCCTCATCGGGACTCGCTGGCACAGCTTAACGGCCCTGTCCGGTGGGCCTGACCAACTCGTCCGTTGTGTCGCTCAGTGAAGACCGGACGAAATAGGGAGACCGCCAAAGCGGGTGCCGGAGGGACTCGCAGACTTCAG
The sequence above is drawn from the Marinobacter bohaiensis genome and encodes:
- a CDS encoding OmpA family protein, whose amino-acid sequence is MRMTRMALMATLAWSAGSTALAEDFIDGKPLSDVMDPAVQDCRSVDPLILPIRTTGVDTVTLFANDYQLEPNQGGEFGRNDLNVKLELENDIRDQLEDYLSCETPIMRGTQGMLNAVADLTEGDDRTQQVAFYQHGFSNGADAIVVRPGINSAQDLSGKTIVIQAYGPHVSYLARILSDGKKAAQEAGQTWQEPTILYTENLMGFGEGTPGRAFEEDDAIDAAFVTSSDARILTSGGKVGTGAEGSVKGARTMLSTKSANRLISEVYVVRADYLRNHRDQIKNLTKALFSAEEKLRENVVKQVVDWEAVGDYLLGDPGAEDEAQQMWRDVETVGMQGNVDWATPAKPRSWKSINDEIQSGLVATGMLSSAYAMETADWNYGDFAGGVFDQRRASLPGFDNNKASSVVASMDESGSLEKNALMEFDINFKPNQTAFSPKQYAAKFDQVLELAATYGGAVITVEGHSDPLNYLKKKHNGANASTLRSIRQSARNLSMSRAIEVRDVVLKYAEDRGQTMDESQFVTLGHGITEPKTGMCSGDPCAPKTEAEWLSNMRVTFRIVNVEAEASTFTPINAW
- a CDS encoding OmpA family protein, encoding MNRTWMSRSAGALLVIIAVALIPFLNSQGALEQPVSLTVLFDRGTDLDDDAAMIIAKAVRESLARPEAGILVTGYTGSRGDEQANLALSERRAEFIKSRLEDKGIEPERIDTVGLGGTEALERKEGESDRAYQRRLARADILINP